A single genomic interval of Actinomycetota bacterium harbors:
- a CDS encoding FAD-binding oxidoreductase, whose protein sequence is MRADYVVVGAGVHGATAAWHLAQGNREVLVLEAATVASGASGGPGERGVRANGRDPRELPLLPLAYERWDEFAGRIGGSTGYRRLGQLELIEREEDLTSAMKRVELQRRHGIPTELLDSSALRRLEPEVSGAIVAATYCPMDGVADHTATTLAVAGAARRVGAELLEHTKVTGLRASGGAVVAVQTRAHEVLVGRAVIIACNTATADLLAPLGVRLPTFSVFPQVLVTEQIDAPPVHHLIGHAHRPLAIKALPDQRLMITGGRVGTWDDRSQRGVVDAAQVAANLADAVSAFPCLAGAELSMTVADRAESVSPDMVPIVDRLPGVSNAFVATGWSGHGWAIAPVVGELLAEWVVNGAPPALLAPFAVSRFAPS, encoded by the coding sequence ATGCGGGCGGACTACGTGGTTGTCGGTGCCGGTGTTCACGGTGCGACCGCGGCGTGGCACCTCGCGCAAGGCAACCGAGAGGTGCTCGTGCTCGAAGCGGCCACCGTCGCGAGCGGTGCGTCCGGCGGCCCGGGTGAGCGAGGCGTGCGCGCCAACGGGCGCGATCCACGCGAGCTGCCGCTGCTCCCGCTTGCCTACGAGCGGTGGGACGAGTTCGCCGGCCGCATCGGCGGATCGACCGGCTATCGGCGTCTGGGTCAGCTGGAGCTCATCGAACGTGAGGAGGACCTGACGAGCGCGATGAAGCGGGTCGAGCTGCAGCGACGGCACGGGATCCCGACCGAGCTGCTCGACTCGTCGGCGCTGAGGCGCCTCGAGCCGGAGGTCTCCGGTGCCATCGTCGCCGCCACGTACTGCCCGATGGACGGAGTCGCCGACCACACAGCCACGACGCTGGCCGTCGCCGGCGCGGCGCGACGTGTGGGTGCGGAGCTGCTCGAGCACACGAAGGTGACAGGGCTGCGGGCGAGCGGCGGCGCGGTCGTCGCGGTGCAGACCCGCGCCCACGAGGTGCTCGTGGGCCGTGCCGTCATCATCGCGTGCAACACCGCGACCGCCGATCTCCTCGCCCCGCTCGGCGTGCGTCTGCCGACCTTCTCGGTGTTCCCTCAGGTTCTCGTCACCGAACAGATCGACGCCCCACCCGTTCACCATCTCATCGGGCACGCGCACCGCCCATTGGCGATCAAGGCGCTGCCCGATCAGCGGCTCATGATCACCGGCGGTCGCGTGGGGACGTGGGACGACAGGAGTCAGCGAGGGGTCGTGGACGCGGCACAGGTTGCGGCCAACCTCGCCGACGCGGTGTCCGCCTTCCCCTGCCTCGCCGGTGCCGAGCTGTCGATGACGGTCGCGGACCGCGCCGAGTCCGTGTCACCCGACATGGTCCCCATCGTCGACCGGCTCCCGGGCGTCTCAAACGCGTTCGTCGCGACCGGGTGGAGCGGCCACGGGTGGGCGATCGCTCCGGTCGTGGGTGAGCTGCTCGCGGAGTGGGTGGTCAACGGCGCACCGCCTGCACTGCTCGCGCCCTTCGCCGTCAGCCGGTTCGCGCCGTCATGA